The DNA sequence GGCGGGGAGTGCGGCCGCCGGTGCTTGCGGGTGGGGCTCGGGCTCCGGTGCCGGTGCCGGTGCCGGTGTCTGCGGCCGGGGCTCGGTCTGGGCATCGGTCGACACGGCCTGGGGGCGGGGCTGGGACTCCGCCGGGGCGGCGTGGGACGGCGGCGGGGCGGTCGGCTCCGCGCAGGGCGTGCGCGGCGCCCACGCGCGCGTGGCGGATGTGGATTCCGGTGTGGACGTCGGTGTGGATTCCGGCGTAGATGTCGGCGTGGATTCCGATGTGGATTCCGATGTGGATGTCGGTGTGGATGTCGTCATCTTCGCTCCCTCTCCTCTCACAGCCGAACGGTCTCCGTCGTGCCGTCCGCCCAGGCCGCCAGGGGGTTGAAGCCCTGGTGGCCGCACTCGCCGAAGACGGTGAGGGGGGCGCCTCCGGACAGGGCGACCAGGCGCCAGAGGCCGGAGCGGGACGCGGCGGACGGGGCTATGGGCAGGGCTGATTCGCCGTCGGCGTCGGCCAGTTGCCATGCCGTGGCGGCGCCGCGGCCGCTGTCCCCGCCGCTGGACGTGGGGCCGGGGGTCGGTATCACCCGGGTGAGGGTGGCCGGCCAGGTGTCCAGCCACGGGTCGTCGCGCAGCGCCTCGCCATAGCGCGCCGTCGCCTCTGCCGGGGGCAGGCCCGGCGGGCGGCCCGTGGCGGGGGCCGGGGTGGTGAACTGCTCGCCCAGGTCGGCGCGGAGCCCATGGGCCGCCGGATCGGCGGCGTACGGAACCAGTTCGGCGTCCAGGGCCTGGCCGACCGGCAGGCTGAGGGCGGGGGCGCGGCCCGCCGCCCCGTACGACAGGAGCAGGGCCGTGCGCCCGGACCGCTCGCCGTGCACCCAGACGCGGCGCGTGGTGAGCTTGCTGTCCACCGTGTCGTACTGCGCGAGGACCTGCCATCGGTCCCTGACCGGCGTGCCCCGCGCCGGTGCGGGCAGGCCGACGCGGGAGCGGACCGTGGCCGCCAGCGGGGCGGGGAGCCGGTCGCGGTGCAGCCAGCCCCAGGCGAGCAGGTGCAGCAGGGCGCACTCCTCCAGGAGCCGGGCGGGCCAGCCGGAGCCGGAGGAGGGTATGGCACCCAACTCCCGCACCCGCGCGGCGAGTCCCGGAGCCTGGGCGTCGACCATGCGGGCGGCCGTCTCCTCCCACAGGCCGTACCCCGACTGCTCGGCCGTGGCCAGGCCGCCGCGCAGCAGGTCGGCCAGGCGGCGCTCCAGCTCCGTCGCGCCCGCCGTGACGCGCTCGGCGCGGCGCTCCGCCCGCTTGCGCGCGGCCTCCGGATCGGCGGTCGCCCGCTGCGGCGCCGCGGCCGGACCCCGCTCCGTCCCCGCTCTCTCGCGCCGTGCGTCCAGCCACTGCCGCGCCCAGTCCGGCGGCGCGCCCTGCGGCACGGCGTCCGCCGGCACGGCGGGGTCCGCCGCCCCGTCAGAACCCGCGGGGCCGCCCGGGCCCGCCCAGAGCAGCAGCAGGCCGAGCGCGTGCTTGCAGGGGAACTTGCGGCTCGGGCAGCTGCATGCGGACGCGGGGCCCGCCGCGTCCGCCACGTCGATCACCGTCCGGTACGGCTTGCTGCCGCTGCCCTTGCACAGTCCCCACACCGCCCCCTCGTCCGAACTGCCCGTCTGCGACCACGGCCCGGCGACGCCGAGCCTGCTTCCCGCCTTGCGTGACGGGGCGTCAGGTGCCAGTGCCAGCACCTGGTCCGCCGTCCAGCGCACCCCCTGCTGAGTCATGTCGTCGACGGTAGGTCCCGCCACTGACAATCAGTCGCGAGTACGGCATCTATGCAGGTCACGGACGTGCCAGGGTCGATTGTCAGTGGCGTGGTGCACCGTGGGAACACATCGCGGCCAAGCCGTCGGCAAGGCCGCGTCGTTGCCGACGCATGCGCGCTTCGGGTGGCTCGCGCATGCCCGAGCTTGAGGGGGACCACCATGACCGTTTCCGTGGAGCCGACCGGCGGCCGCGCCGCATCAGCGAGGCCCGCGGAGAGCGGCGGGCAGGGTGCGACGCAGGAGCTGCGGCCGCACGCCGAGGACGCCTTCGCCGCCGAACTCGCCGCGCTCGCCGGGCAGGACGACCGGCCGCGCCCGGCCCGCTGGCGGCTCTCGCCCTGGGCCGTCGCCACGTATCTGCTGGGCGGCACGCTGCCGGACGGCACCGTGATCACACCCAAGTACGTGGGCCCGCGCCGCATCGTCGAGGTCGCCGTCACCACGCTCGCCACCGATCGCGCGCTGCTGCTGCTCGGTGTGCCCGGCACCGCGAAGACCTGGGTGTCCGAGCACCTCGCGGCAGCGGTCAGCGGCGACTCGACGCTCCTGGTCCAGGGCACGGCAGGCACACCCGAAGAGGCCATTCGCTACGGGTGGAACTACGCGCGGCTGCTCGCCCACGGCCCCAGCCGCGACGCCCTCGTGCCCAGCCCGGTGATGCGCGCCATGTCCGAGGGCATGACGGCCCGCGTCGAGGAGCTGACCCGCATCCCCGCCGACGTCCAGGACACGCTGATCACGATCCTGTCGGAGAAGACCCTGCCCATACCGGAGTTGGGCGAGGA is a window from the Streptomyces spectabilis genome containing:
- a CDS encoding ATP-binding protein, with the translated sequence MTVSVEPTGGRAASARPAESGGQGATQELRPHAEDAFAAELAALAGQDDRPRPARWRLSPWAVATYLLGGTLPDGTVITPKYVGPRRIVEVAVTTLATDRALLLLGVPGTAKTWVSEHLAAAVSGDSTLLVQGTAGTPEEAIRYGWNYARLLAHGPSRDALVPSPVMRAMSEGMTARVEELTRIPADVQDTLITILSEKTLPIPELGEEVQAVRGFNLIATANDRDRGVNDLSSALRRRFNTVVLPLPESADAEVDIVARRVDQIGRSLDLPAAPDGIDEIRRVVTVFRELRDGVTTDGRTKVKSPSGTLSTAEAISVVTNGLALAAHFGDGVLRPGDVAAGILGAVVRDPAADAMVWQEYLEAVVRERDGWKDFYRACREVSA
- a CDS encoding SWIM zinc finger family protein, producing MTQQGVRWTADQVLALAPDAPSRKAGSRLGVAGPWSQTGSSDEGAVWGLCKGSGSKPYRTVIDVADAAGPASACSCPSRKFPCKHALGLLLLWAGPGGPAGSDGAADPAVPADAVPQGAPPDWARQWLDARRERAGTERGPAAAPQRATADPEAARKRAERRAERVTAGATELERRLADLLRGGLATAEQSGYGLWEETAARMVDAQAPGLAARVRELGAIPSSGSGWPARLLEECALLHLLAWGWLHRDRLPAPLAATVRSRVGLPAPARGTPVRDRWQVLAQYDTVDSKLTTRRVWVHGERSGRTALLLSYGAAGRAPALSLPVGQALDAELVPYAADPAAHGLRADLGEQFTTPAPATGRPPGLPPAEATARYGEALRDDPWLDTWPATLTRVIPTPGPTSSGGDSGRGAATAWQLADADGESALPIAPSAASRSGLWRLVALSGGAPLTVFGECGHQGFNPLAAWADGTTETVRL